A segment of the Jatrophihabitans endophyticus genome:
CACGTCGGCGCTCCCCGCCGTCGCCACCAGCATCGGCACCTCACCACCGGGCCCGTTCAGGTGCGGCTCGACGACCTGCAGCGTGAAGCCGGCCGCGGCCGCCGCGTCGAAGGCGTTCCCACCGCGCTCCAGCACGCCCATGCCGACGGCGGACGCGAGCCAGTGCGTCGAGCCGACCATGCCGAAGTCGCCGACCAGCTCGGGACGGGTGGTCATCGAGGGTGTCGCGCCGCTGCTCACACCGTCATCCTGCCCCGGTGCCGGTTGTGGCTTCCCACGGTGAGCCGCATGCGCATGGTGGGATGGCCGGCATGACCGCCCCGCCGATCTCCCGCGACCCCGCCGCCGGGCGGATCGTCGTCGAGGGCCTGACCAAGCAGTTCCGCAGCGTGCGGGCGGTCGACCAGCTGAGCTTCACCGTGGAACCCGGTTCGGTCACCGGCTTCCTCGGCCCGAACGGCGCCGGCAAGACCACGACGCTGCGCATGGTGCTCGGCCTCGTCTCCCCGTCCGCCGGCAGCGCGACGATCGGAGGGCAGCCCTACCGGCAGCTCGCCGCGCCGTCGCACGCGGTGGGCGCGGCGCTCGAGGCGTCGTCGTTCCACCCGGCTCGCTCCGCCCGCAACCACCTGCGGGTGCTGTGCATTGCGGCGGGCCTGCCGGTGGGGCGCGCCGACGAGCTGCTGGGCCTCGTCGGGCTCACCGACGCCGCACGGCGCAAGGTGCGCGGCTACTCGCTCGGCATGCGGCAGCGGCTCGGGCTGGCGCAGGCGCTGCTCGGCGACCCCGCGGTGCTGATCCTCGACGAGCCGGCCAACGGCCTCGACCCGGAGGGCATCCGCTGGCTGCGCGGGCTGCTGCGTCACCTCGCCGACGAGGGACGCACCGTGCTCGTGTCGAGTCATCAGCTGAACGAGGTCCAGGAGATCGCGGACCGGGTGGTCATCCTCAGCCGGGGCCGGCTGGTCCGCCAGGGGACGATCGCCGAGCTGACGGCCGGCACCGACCGGGTGGTCGTCCGCTCCCCCGACCCGGCCCGCCTGCACGAGGCGGTCGCGCGCGCCGGCGGGGACGTCACGCCGCTCGACGCCACCGGCATGCAGGTGCGCGGCCTCGACGCCGCACAGATCGGGCACGTCGCGTTCACCGAGGGGATCGAGCTGCACGAGCTCTCCGCCCGACGAACCGATCTCGAAGACCTGTTCTTCGAGCTCACCGCAGGCGGCCCCCGATGATCCGCCTGATCCGCGCCGAGCTGCTCAAGCTGCGCACCACCCAGGTCTGGTTCTGGCTGCTGCTGGCCACCGTGGCCGTGAGCGTCCTGCTGGTGGTCGCGCAGATCGCGCCGTCCGACGGTGTCCGAGACGCGAGCCAGGTCCCCGACCTCTTCTCCTCCGCCGCGAACGGCTACGTCGTCGTCTTCGTGCTGGGCGTCCTCGGCATCACGACCGAGTTCCGCTACCAGACGATCACGCCGACGGTGCTCATCACGCCGTCGCGTTGGGCCGTCGTCACCGCGAAGATGATCACCTACGCGCTGGTCGGGATCGTCTACGCGTTGGCCGCCACGCTGGCCGAGCTCGTGGTCGCGGTGCCGTGGCTCGCGGCCGAGGACGTCGATGTCGACTTCGGCAACGGCGACGTGCAGCACGCGGTCGTCGGGGTCTTCGCCGTGCTGGCGCTCTTCGGCATCGTGGGCCTGGGCATCGGGGCGCTGCTGCGCAACCAGATCGTGGCCGTCGTCGTCGGCATCGTCTACCTGATCGTGCTGCAGCCGATCATCTCGGCCGTCCCCGGCCTCAAGCAGATCTTCCCGTACACGCCCGGTGGTGCGGTGATCTCGATCCTGCACACCGGGGGCGGCGACGCCACGATCGGCAACCTGACCCTGCTGCCGACCGCCGGCGGCGTGGTCGCCCTGCTGCTGTGGGCCTTCGTCCCCGCCGTGCTCGGTGCGCAGTTCACGCTGACCCGCGACATCACCTGACGTCGAACGTCGTGTCGGGCACACCGTCCGCGCGTGCGCATGCCCGGACCAGGCGTAACGCGTAATGTCACGGGTACAGCCGGTGCACGGGAACCAGACACGCCAGATTGAGGACGGCCGAGACGTGGCGACGGACCAGTCGACTGACAACCCCTCCACCCGCGGCGACTTCGGCGCCAACGAATGGCTCGTCGAGGACATGTACGAGCGCTACCTCGACGATCCGCACAGCGTGGACGCCGCCTGGCACGACTTCTTCGCCGACTACCGCCCCGGCACCGCGTCGGCCCCCGGCTCTTCGTCGGCGAACGGCACCGCGTCGGCGAACGGCGCCGCGCGAACCGGAACCGCTGACCCTTCCGACACCGCCGAGTCCACCGAGACCTCGGACACCGAACCCGGTCGCTCCCCGTCGGCCGGCGTCCCCGAGCAGGCCGCGCCGGCCCGGACGTCGCCCGCCCCCACGGACTCGCCGGCGGCCGCCCCCGCTGCCCCGGCGTCGGACCAGAACCGCCCGACGCCCGCCGCGTCCACCGACGAGGGCAAGGCCCCCGAGGCGCCGGCGGCCGAGAACGCGAAGGCGGCCCAGCCCGCACCGAGCGCGCCCGCCCCGAAGGTCGAGGGCCCCGGCCGCGCCCCGCTGCGCGGCGCCGCCGCCCGCGTGGTGACGAACATGGAGCAGTCGCTGCACGTGCCCACCGCGACCAGCGTGCGCGCGGTGCCGGCGAAGCTGCTCTTCGACAACCGGGTCGTGATCAACAACCACCTGCGCCGTGCCCGCGGCGGCAAGGTCAGCTTCACCCACCTCATCGGCTACGCCGTCGTGAAGGCGCTCGGCGTGCACCCGGAGATGAACAACGCCTTCGCCGAGGTCGACGGCAAGCCGATGCTCGTCACGCCCGAGCACGTCAACCTGGGCATCGCGATCGACCTCGCCGGCAAGAACGGCGCCCGATCGCTCGTGGTGGCGTCGATCAAGGGCGCCGAGACGCTGGACTTCGCGGCGTTCTGGAACGCCTACGAGGACATCATCCGGCGTGCCCGCAACGGCAAGCTCACCACCGACGACTTCGCCGGCACCACCATCAGCCTGACCAACCCCGGCACCATCGGCACCAACCACTCCGTGCCCCGGCTCATGCAGGGCCAGGGCACGATCGTGGGCGTCGGCTCGATGGAGTACCCGGCCGAGTTCAGCGGCATGAACCCCGCTGCCCTGCTCGACCGTGCGATCAGCAAGATCATGACGCTGACCTCGACCTACGACCACCGCATCATCCAGGGCGCGCAGTCGGGCGAGTTCTTGAAGGTCGTCCACGAGCTGCTGCTCTCCGACGCGTTCTACGACGAGATCTTCGCGGCGCTGAAGATCCCCTACGAGCCGGTGCGCTGGCTGGTCGACCGCGACTTCACGCACGAGGGCCAGATCGGCAAGAACGCCCGGGTCATCGAGCTCATCAACGCCTACCGCACCAACGGCCACCTGATGGCCGACACCGATCCGCTCGAGTTCACCGTCCGCAGCCACCCCGACCTCGACATCACCCGCCACGGCCTCACGCTGTGGGACCTCGACCGCGAGTTCCCGGTCGACGGGTTCGCCGGCGAGAAGCTGATGACGCTGCGCGACATCCTCGGCGTCCTGCGCGACGCGTACTGCCGCCGGGTGGGCGTCGAGTACATGCACATCACCGACCCCGCCCAGCGCCGCTGGCTGCAGGAACGCATCGAGATCCAGCAGGGCCAGCCCAGCCGGGACGAGCAGCTGCACATCCTGGGCCGCCTCAACGTCGCCGAGGCGTTCGAGACGTTCCTGCAGACCAAGTACGTCGGGCAGAAGCGGTTCAGCCTCGAGGGCGGCGAGACCGTCATCGCGCTGCTCGACCGCGTGCTCGCCGAGGCCGCCGACCAGGACCTCGACGAGGTCGTCATCGGCATGCCCCACCGCGGCCGGCTCAACGTGCTGGCCAACATCGTCGGCAAGCCCTACGCCAAGATCTTCAACGAGTTCGAGGGCAACATCGACCCGGGCACCGCGCAGGGCTCCGGCGACGTCAAGTACCACCTCGGGGCCGACGGCACGTTCACCTCACCCAGCGGCCACGAGATCGCGGTCTCGCTCACGGCGAACCCGTCGCACCTGGAGGCCGTCAACCCGGTGCTCGAGGGCATCGTGCGCGCCAAGCAGGACAAGCTCGACAAGGGCGACGACGGCTTCACCGTGCTGCCCGTGCTGATGCACGGCGACGCCGCGTTCGCCGGGCAGGGCGTCGTGGCCGAGACCCTGAACGTCTCGCAGCTGCGCGGCTACCGCACCGGTGGCACCGTGCACGTCGTCGTCAACAACCAGGTCGGGTTCACGACCTCGCCGTCGTCGTCGCGCTCCTCGCTGTACTGCACCGACATCGCCCGCATGATCTCGGCGCCGATCTTCCACGTGAACGGCGACGACCCCGAGGCGTGCGTCCGCGTCGCCGAGCTCGCGGTGCAGTACCGCCGCGAGTTCCGCAAGGACGTCGTCATCGACATGGTCTGCTACCGGCGCCGGGGCCACAACGAGGCCGACAACCCCTCGTTCACCCAGCCCATGATGTACGACATCATCGACGCCAAGCGCAGCGTGCGAAAGCTCTACACCGAGGCCCTGGTCGGGCGCGGCGACATCACGCTCACCGACGCCGAGGCCGCGCTGAAGGACTTCCAGGCGCAGCTGGAGAAGGTCTTCGTCGAGACCCGCGACGCCAGCGACAAGGCGGCACCGCAGCACGAGATCGAGCGCGAGACGCCGTCGCAGCAGGTGACCACCGCGATCAGGGCCGAGGTCATCAAGCGGATCGCCGAGGCCTACGCGAACCCGCCGGAGGGCTTCACCCTCCATCCGAGGTTGAAACCACAGATCGACCGGCGCGTCGCCATGGCGAGCTCGGGCAAGGTCGACTGGGCCACCGCGGAGCTGTTCGCGTTCGGGTCGCTGGTCATGGACGGCCGCACCGTCCGGCTCTCGGGCCAGGACTCCCGTCGCGGCACCTTCACGCAGCGGCACGCCACCCTCATCGACCGCAACACCGGCGAGGAGTACACCCCGCTCAAGCAGCTCGGCGAGGACCAGGCGCCCTTCTTCCCCTACGACTCGCTGCTCAGCGAGTACGCCGCGGTCGGCTTCGAGTACGGCTACT
Coding sequences within it:
- a CDS encoding ABC transporter permease; the encoded protein is MIRLIRAELLKLRTTQVWFWLLLATVAVSVLLVVAQIAPSDGVRDASQVPDLFSSAANGYVVVFVLGVLGITTEFRYQTITPTVLITPSRWAVVTAKMITYALVGIVYALAATLAELVVAVPWLAAEDVDVDFGNGDVQHAVVGVFAVLALFGIVGLGIGALLRNQIVAVVVGIVYLIVLQPIISAVPGLKQIFPYTPGGAVISILHTGGGDATIGNLTLLPTAGGVVALLLWAFVPAVLGAQFTLTRDIT
- a CDS encoding multifunctional oxoglutarate decarboxylase/oxoglutarate dehydrogenase thiamine pyrophosphate-binding subunit/dihydrolipoyllysine-residue succinyltransferase subunit; translated protein: MSRVQPVHGNQTRQIEDGRDVATDQSTDNPSTRGDFGANEWLVEDMYERYLDDPHSVDAAWHDFFADYRPGTASAPGSSSANGTASANGAARTGTADPSDTAESTETSDTEPGRSPSAGVPEQAAPARTSPAPTDSPAAAPAAPASDQNRPTPAASTDEGKAPEAPAAENAKAAQPAPSAPAPKVEGPGRAPLRGAAARVVTNMEQSLHVPTATSVRAVPAKLLFDNRVVINNHLRRARGGKVSFTHLIGYAVVKALGVHPEMNNAFAEVDGKPMLVTPEHVNLGIAIDLAGKNGARSLVVASIKGAETLDFAAFWNAYEDIIRRARNGKLTTDDFAGTTISLTNPGTIGTNHSVPRLMQGQGTIVGVGSMEYPAEFSGMNPAALLDRAISKIMTLTSTYDHRIIQGAQSGEFLKVVHELLLSDAFYDEIFAALKIPYEPVRWLVDRDFTHEGQIGKNARVIELINAYRTNGHLMADTDPLEFTVRSHPDLDITRHGLTLWDLDREFPVDGFAGEKLMTLRDILGVLRDAYCRRVGVEYMHITDPAQRRWLQERIEIQQGQPSRDEQLHILGRLNVAEAFETFLQTKYVGQKRFSLEGGETVIALLDRVLAEAADQDLDEVVIGMPHRGRLNVLANIVGKPYAKIFNEFEGNIDPGTAQGSGDVKYHLGADGTFTSPSGHEIAVSLTANPSHLEAVNPVLEGIVRAKQDKLDKGDDGFTVLPVLMHGDAAFAGQGVVAETLNVSQLRGYRTGGTVHVVVNNQVGFTTSPSSSRSSLYCTDIARMISAPIFHVNGDDPEACVRVAELAVQYRREFRKDVVIDMVCYRRRGHNEADNPSFTQPMMYDIIDAKRSVRKLYTEALVGRGDITLTDAEAALKDFQAQLEKVFVETRDASDKAAPQHEIERETPSQQVTTAIRAEVIKRIAEAYANPPEGFTLHPRLKPQIDRRVAMASSGKVDWATAELFAFGSLVMDGRTVRLSGQDSRRGTFTQRHATLIDRNTGEEYTPLKQLGEDQAPFFPYDSLLSEYAAVGFEYGYSVAREDALVCWEAQFGDFVDGAQTVIDEFISAGEAKWGQRSAVTLLLPHGYEGQGPDHSSARPERFLQLCAENNMTVAMCSSPANYFHLLRRQGLSPVRRPLIAMTPKSLLRLKAAVSELDDFTTGTFAPVLPDLSADAGKVTRVLLCAGKIYYDLVAEREKSGRDDVAIVRVEQLYPLPAAEIRAQLATYRDAEVVWVQEEPANQGGWPFMALNLPEHLEGRGLRLASRRASASPAVGSLSVHEAQQREVVTTAFG
- a CDS encoding ABC transporter ATP-binding protein translates to MTAPPISRDPAAGRIVVEGLTKQFRSVRAVDQLSFTVEPGSVTGFLGPNGAGKTTTLRMVLGLVSPSAGSATIGGQPYRQLAAPSHAVGAALEASSFHPARSARNHLRVLCIAAGLPVGRADELLGLVGLTDAARRKVRGYSLGMRQRLGLAQALLGDPAVLILDEPANGLDPEGIRWLRGLLRHLADEGRTVLVSSHQLNEVQEIADRVVILSRGRLVRQGTIAELTAGTDRVVVRSPDPARLHEAVARAGGDVTPLDATGMQVRGLDAAQIGHVAFTEGIELHELSARRTDLEDLFFELTAGGPR